TATTCTTTTTATCAATAAATGAGTTTTAACTCTCAGAAACAAATGTAACTTCCCTCCATCACAGTACATTACAGTGAGTGATGACCGACTTATTGCTCCTGATAGACTGTCAGATATTTCAGAGACAAGCTGATACCCAGTGATAAGAAAACAACACGCACAACCACAAAAAgttaacaacaataaaaaaagtcacGAAGGAGTGCTTGAACGTAGAGATGGTGGAGTGAGGCCTCGGTTTGTTCTTTCACACACGAGTGCTTTTGtacccttcaaaataaaaataataaatgtcacattaaacaacacaacttgatgggagaggaggtaaaaaaaagtaattctcTGTCATCGTAGACCTCAAatgaggagttttctttttaatatttatctCTCAAAATAATCTCATTCCTAATGGACCAGATGCCCTTTGAACATCATCTatatcttcaaaataaaaaaacaaaatctctcAGCTCATTTCTCACTTCATACTCACTTACTTTACACATACAACCCTATCTTTTTCTACTCTACCACCCACATGTGTATTTTAACCCCGCTGTCTGACCCTTTAGCCTTCACCCTGATCTGAGCTCTACACTCAGTCCCGTCATAGCTCGTCATGAGGGGCTTCATCTGCTTTAAGTTTGAACTCTGCCTCTGTGATCTTTCCGTCTCCATCACGGTCCTGATTGGAGAACATGTTGTCAATGATGCGATAGGGATCGAAGCCAGGAGCCAGGCGGCCTTTACCCTCGTTCACCTGCCGCATGATGTAGTCAGTAAACTGTTTAAACAAAGGAGGGGGGCGAAGAGGGTAAATTGAGGATTCACAGACAGTAGCAAAAAGGGAAAATGTCTCAGATGTTACAAATAATACAGAAACAGCAGGTTATCACGTACCTCAGAGGGCTCCACCTGCTTGTTCTGGTCTGTGTCCATCTCTGTGAAGAGGTCGGGTGACACTTCGTCGTTCCAGATAAACATGTAGCCTTCAGGAAGTCCTTCCTCCATCTCTACCAGCTCGATATCAAACACCAGCACAGCACTCCCTGGAACTTCAtcagctacacacacagagacacagagacagcatTAACATGAGCGGTAGAGCTCAGACTCAGTGGGGTATGAAGCAAGACTATTGAGTAAGAGATCAGTGAATTCCAGTGACCAGCAGGAGAAAGTCACTACCAACACCCCTGCTTGGGCCAATGATTGAGTGGTGCAAATCCAAATCTAGATGTGAATCCAAGAATTTGTCAAGGATTTCTTGAATTCTTGCGTGATGGGTTGTTagttaaattaataatttgtcattttgggaaacacgcttattcactttcttgctgagagttagatgagaagaggGATGCCACTCTccaagcttagcttagcataaagactggaaataggGTAACATCTAGCCTGTCTCATAATTGCATGCATGAAAAGCTGAGTCTAACTTCTCATTGTGGTTCTAGATCTATTCGGCCATACTCCCTTACTAAACCTGTCCTGTATGAATAAATGTGCGTCTCTGGAGATTGAGGGAGTCTATGCAGCTGCATGATAAGGtaatgttgtgttttgcagGTCAACGGAAACAGGAAGGGGGgcggtctacacacacacacacacacacacacacacacacacacacacacacacacacacacacacacacacacacacacacacctaagcCTATCCCCAAAAGAGAGATAGACTGAACTTGCAAAACAACAAGATTTAGGTGAGCATTTGTGTTTGCGGCACCTATGTTATGGCTCCATTAAAATCTTTACATAACCAAAAGTTGACGTGTTCAGCTTGAGATAAATGCCTCTTGGAAATGCAGAGTGCCTGAGAGTTGGGATGGCACTGCATGACACTACATTGTGGTTAAACTGTAATGCTTCATCCTAAATCTCATCGATTCAAgagttcattaaatgcttctgtgtaagtcaTCACATATATTCTCCGTTTTTACTgcatgtgtggttgtgtgtgacTTACTGACTCCTCTCTCCCCATAGCCCAGGTGAGGAGGAATAACAAGGTGCCttttctctcccacacacatgTCCATCAGTCCGTCCTCCATCCCTGGGACTACTTGGTTGGCTCCCAGGACAATGTTGTATGTCTTTGCATAATTATACCTGAAACAAATAGAGTCAGAATGAAACTGACACATACGAAGTAACTGTATTTATAGTCATTATTCTTAAGCAAGCACACATATCATGTTACTTCTTACAGTGTCCTTTAACACTTGTTTTTTACTAATTCCTTTGCTGTGTGGGAATGTAAGAGGTGAAGATTGTTGTGTTTCAGTGGGTGAGAGAAGCAAGCTTGGTTTGATTCCAGGaactaaaatatttttaaaactggagtctttcatatttatgtttttgaatgtgttttattttctatgatGATGATTTTGTGCTGTCAGTAAGCTCCTGCAATTTCCAAACAACTTTTGTTCAGACAGGGCAGTATCGTGCACTAATAATTAGTTTTTACGAAGACTTAAGACAGAGTGCAGAGGAAATGTGCGGTTAAGACTAAAAGACGAACAGCAGAGTAAAGGGCATATGAGGAAGAACTTCCTCTTAGCACTTGAAACCCTATTATCTCATGTGTCTCACAGAAGTGTCTCACTGAAGTTTACTCACGTGGAGTCGATGGATGTGCCATCCATCAGAGAGGCGTTATAGTGATATTTTACAAAGTCTCCCTTCTTGGTTGGCTTATCACACTCTTCTGGCTTGTGAGTGACGGTGATCTCAGTTTTGTCTGATGGGTTGTGGAAGTCGATGATGTGAATGTCAAACACCAGCACAGCTGAACCAGGGATCTTAGAGCCTAAAAGAGACatggtgaagaaaaaaagaaagaatctaATATTTAAAGCTACGGACAAAGGAGTAATAATAGTGAGAGACTAtggcctctttccgaccaagtagttacaggaacatagttataggaacagtccacttctaaacagttctattaactactctcccccaaaactgttttttccatttgcattcacactggccaagtggccataggactggtaggaggggtaagggagtgacgcaagcacggcaacgatCTTTATAGCGTCGTCACTTGactttagcgccacatacaacaacaaaccagcatggaggaggccatcAGAATGTTCCTGTTGTGCCTTGCCGGGATCCTCATAACGGGAGTTCGATCGGCGGAGTTTAAAGACTAGGCTGGAGTACttaacaaagaaacacagaaaacGAAGGCTCCAGTGTAATATGAGCctaattaatatgatggaaGAAGATAGAAGAGCAGACCGCAACAGGCAAACGAAACGACGGGTAAGTTTAACTAGCATTAACAATTAGCTTGATGGCGTGATGTTTGTCTTATGAGTTAGCATACATAGGCAAATCgcaacagacagtgaagaatatgtactgtttgtgtttcagacgttGCTAGGTCACTTAGGGTTCCTatgcggaaaagggaaaaggcaaaaagaccctgccctgaagtaggagctgaaagagttacaggaactgcggccagaggaacttaataatccccaaattggtccagtcggaacacgagaaaaaaagggttctaggaacattatgttctaggaactgcaaaaatccctccggtcagtAAGGGACTAATGGTATTCAagcattacacacacacctgtgcccTCCTCTCCATAGCCGAGATGTGGGGGGATGGTGATGGTGCGCTTCTCTCCGACACAGACTCCAATCAAACCCTCGTCCATGCCGGCAATCACGTAGCCTCGACCAACATAGGTGTCATAGGTACGATTACGAGAGTAGCTGTGGAACAGAAAATATAACAAAAGTATTATTACACGTCCCCCATAGAAGTCCCcatcacatgttttttttttacttacagtACATATCAAGTTGTCATTTAATCACATATAAAAGGGGTTTTAGGCAGTGCACAGAAGAGAACAACTGAATAACACCTGCAAGAGTTCACTACAGTATAGGACACAAAATGATTCTGTTCTCTCCAATCTCTCCTTACCTCCAAAACCACTGTGCTTGAGTTGCAAGAAGCAGTTTGTTTTGGAggatgcatttgtgttttttgttgacacaaacatacagtatgttgacaTTGTAGAATATGAAGAATTTCAAATTCCTGGTATAAGTATATGCATGCAGAGATAGAAAATGCGTATGGCAGAAAGTTACCATAGTGGCTTTCTTGAGTCCTTGACATCTGTACAGAATGTGTGAAATAATTTCTTAACCATAACAAGAGAGGCTTCAAGGCCAAACCCACAAGGCTGTGAAGGCTGTAATGATGAGAACGTACTGAGTAAATTATCATAGCAGTTCTTCCAAGCTAAGTTCTTAAAAAAGTGAACTATATGTTTGATATTTTCTGTCAACCTCACAGACATTTTCTATAGCTATAAccaggaattaaaaaaataaaacaacttttgtgATATTTGTTTTCTGCATGTTTTGGAAAGGATctgtatattacagtttagAATCCTTAACTTAATTGAATAAATTGCACAGTACatgaacaataaaaaacaaaaaaagttaccACACATGAGCTAATCCTCTGTTGTGAGTAGCAGCacgaaaagagaaaacaaaactatttaGAGGCTGCAGACAGTCTTATGTAACAGGAAATTTCCACTCATGATTTTTAAGTTTCAATTCATCTCTCAATACGTCTTCAGTGCACGGAGAGATGCTGCCAACCTGAGGCCACTTGaggaataacatttatttttatttataataaggtTTACTATGAGCCACTCTGTGTGGTTAACATGATGAATAAACACTGACACATACCTGGAATCAAAAAATGTTCCGTCAAGAAGGCTGCCATTGTAGTGGTAGCGTACAAAGTCTCCAGCGACGGTTTTCCTCGTGCAGGACTCGGGCACAAACTGATTGGTCACTGTGATCCCATCTCTGGGGTTGTGGAGGTCTAGAAGTACGACATCAAACACCAGAGATGCCTGTCCTGGGATGTCGCTAcctggagagaagaagaaaaagaagaagaagaaaggttGAAGACAAGTAGGGAGGCAGGTATGGGGACAGGATTGGGAACTACAGAAATAttcttcatttcctcattcTACTTCTAGTCATGACCAGGATCAATCCATAACCCTAAACAAGTAAGTAGTGAGTGGAGTTAAGAACAATTGTTTAACTATTattcccatccatccatccatcttcatccgcttatccggggtcgggtcgcaggggtagcagctccagcaggggaccccaaacttccctttcccgggccacattaaccagctccgactgggggatcccgaggcgttcccaggctcccccgaggcctcctcccagctggacgtgcctggaacacctccctagggaggcgcccagggggcatccttaccagatgcccgaaccacctcaactggctcctttcgacgcaaaggagcagcggctctactccgagctcctcacggataactgagcttctcaccctatctctaagggagacaccagctaccctcctgaggaaacccatttcggccgcttgtaccctggatcttgttctttcggtcatgacccagccttcatgaccataggtgagggtaggaacaaaaactgaccggtagattgagagctttgccttctggctcagctctcttttcgtcacaacggtgcgataaattgaatgtaataccgcacctgctgtgccgattctccgaccaatctcccgctccattgtccctcactcgcgaacaagacccccaaggtacttgaactccttcacttggggtaaggactcattccctacctggagaaggcactccatcggtttcctgctgagaaccatggcctccgatttagaggtgctgatcctcatcccagccgcttcacactcggctgcgaaccgatccagtgagtgctgaaggtcacaggccgatgatgccatcaggaccacatcatctgcaaaaagcagcgatgagatccccagcccaccgaactgcaacccctctccaccccgactacgcctcgatatcctgtccataaatactacaaacaggattggtgacaaagcgcagccctggcggaggccaactctcacctgaaacgagtccaacttactgccgagaacccggacacagctctcgctttggtcgtacagagattgatggccctgagaagggaccctcaccccgtactcccgcagcacctcccacagtatctcccggggcacccggtcatacgccttctccagatccacaaaacacatgtagactggttgggcatactcccaggctccctccaggatccttgcgagagtaaagatctggtccattgttccacgaccaggacggaatccgcattgttcctcttcaacctgagattcgactatcgaccgaaccctcctttccagcaccttggagtagactttaccggggaggctgagaagtgtgatacccctgtaattggcacacaccctctggtccccctttttaaaaaggggaaccaccaccccggtctgccactccttaggcaccgtcccagacttccacgcaatgttgaagaggcgtgtcaaccaagacaacccctccacacccagagctttaagcatttctggacggatctcatcaattcctggggctttgccactgtggagttgtttaactacctcagcaacctccaccagggaaattgatgccaatcccccctcatcctccagctctgcctctaccatagagggcgtattagttggatttaggagttcctcaaagtgctccttccaccgccctattacctcctcagttgaggtcaacagcgtcccatccttactgtacacagcttggatggttcaccgcttccccctcctgaggtggcgaacggttttccagaagtaccttggtgccgaccgaaagtccttctccatgtcttctccgaacttctcc
Above is a window of Sander vitreus isolate 19-12246 chromosome 14, sanVit1, whole genome shotgun sequence DNA encoding:
- the fkbp9 gene encoding peptidyl-prolyl cis-trans isomerase FKBP9, yielding MIQCVQAMLYLSVLVAFAACNAPPVPLDDIFIEKTFVPEQCVRAVKVGDYVRYHYNGMFPDGKKFDSSYDRGSTYNVFVGKKQLIAGMDKALVGMCVNERSLIKIPPHLAYGKQGYGDIIPPDSILHFDVLLLDVWNPEDGVQSNTYHTPSTCSRKVEVSDYVRYHYNGTLLDGTLFDSSHTRLRTYDTYVGIGWLIAGMDQGLLGMCVGEKRIITMPPSLGYGENGDGSDIPGQASLVFDVVLLDLHNPRDGITVTNQFVPESCTRKTVAGDFVRYHYNGSLLDGTFFDSSYSRNRTYDTYVGRGYVIAGMDEGLIGVCVGEKRTITIPPHLGYGEEGTGSKIPGSAVLVFDIHIIDFHNPSDKTEITVTHKPEECDKPTKKGDFVKYHYNASLMDGTSIDSTYNYAKTYNIVLGANQVVPGMEDGLMDMCVGEKRHLVIPPHLGYGERGVTDEVPGSAVLVFDIELVEMEEGLPEGYMFIWNDEVSPDLFTEMDTDQNKQVEPSEFTDYIMRQVNEGKGRLAPGFDPYRIIDNMFSNQDRDGDGKITEAEFKLKADEAPHDEL